In the Paralichthys olivaceus isolate ysfri-2021 chromosome 15, ASM2471397v2, whole genome shotgun sequence genome, one interval contains:
- the fam76b gene encoding protein FAM76B isoform X2: protein MATSALYACTKCNQRYPFEELSQGQQLCKECRIAHPIVKCTFCRSEFQQESKTNTICKKCAQNVKQFGTPKPCQYCNIIAAFIGTKCQRCTNSEKKYGPPQTCEQCKQQCAFDRKEEGRRKVDGKLLCWLCTLSYRRVLQKTKEQRKGFGSSNSSSLNEKDHHSRPHHHHHHHQHRHSSSHHKLSGSLSPEQEQGLWKQSHKSSSIQKETPKKKPKLEMKPSNGDSSITQSMDSGGTDNFILISQLKEEVMSLKRLLQQRDQTILEKDRKLTELKADFQYQESNMRVKMNQMEKSHKESMEHQQGKNRELMKQVAALSKGKKFDRTGSSLLLP from the exons ATGGCAACGTCGGCTCTGTACGCCTGCACGAAGTGTAACCAGCGGTACCCCTTCGAGGAGCTGTCGCAGGGCCAGCAGCTGTGCAAG GAGTGTCGCATCGCACACCCAATCGTGAAGTGCACATTTTGCAGATCTGAATTTCAGCAGGAAAG TAAAACCAATACAATCTGCAAGAAATGTGCACAGAACGTCAAACAGTTTGGAACT CCCAAGCCCTGCCAGTACTGTAACATCATTGCAGCATTTATTGGGACAAAGTGCCAGCGTTGTACAAACTCAGAAAAGAAATATGGGCCCCCACAGACCTGTGAGCAGTGCAAACAGCAGTGCGCCTTTGACCGCAAGGAGGAAGGCAGGAGAAAG GTGGATGGGAAACTGCTGTGCTGGCTCTGCACTCTTTCCTACCGCCGTGTCCTGCAGAAGACCAAGGAACAGAGGAAAGGCTTCGGCTCCTCCAACTCCTCGTCCCTGAACGAGAAAGACCACCACTCCAGacctcaccatcatcaccaccaccaccaacacagacacagcagtTCTCACCACAA ACTTAGTGGGAGCTTGAGTCCggagcaggagcagggactGTGGAAGCAGAG CCATAAATCGTCTTCAATCCAGAAGGAGACTCCAAAGAAGAAACCAAAACTGGAGATGAAGCCATCCAATGGGGACAG TTCCATCACCCAGTCAATGGATTCTGGAGGAACAGACAACTTCATTCTCATCAGCCAgctgaaagaggaagtgatgtcactgaAGAGACTTCTTCAGCAGAGGGATCAGACCATCCTAGAGAAGGACCGAAAG CTCACAGAGCTCAAAGCAGACTTTCAGTACCAGGAATCCAACATGAGAGTGAAGATGAACCAAATGGAGAAATCGCACAAAGAGTCCATGGAGCACCAGCAG GGCAAGAACAGGGAGTTGATGAAACAAGTGGCTGCCCTCTCCAAAGGCAAAAAGTTTGACCGGACAGGAAGTTCACTGCTGTTACCCTAA
- the fam76b gene encoding protein FAM76B isoform X1 — protein MATSALYACTKCNQRYPFEELSQGQQLCKECRIAHPIVKCTFCRSEFQQESKTNTICKKCAQNVKQFGTPKPCQYCNIIAAFIGTKCQRCTNSEKKYGPPQTCEQCKQQCAFDRKEEGRRKVDGKLLCWLCTLSYRRVLQKTKEQRKGFGSSNSSSLNEKDHHSRPHHHHHHHQHRHSSSHHKLSGSLSPEQEQGLWKQSHKSSSIQKETPKKKPKLEMKPSNGDSSSITQSMDSGGTDNFILISQLKEEVMSLKRLLQQRDQTILEKDRKLTELKADFQYQESNMRVKMNQMEKSHKESMEHQQGKNRELMKQVAALSKGKKFDRTGSSLLLP, from the exons ATGGCAACGTCGGCTCTGTACGCCTGCACGAAGTGTAACCAGCGGTACCCCTTCGAGGAGCTGTCGCAGGGCCAGCAGCTGTGCAAG GAGTGTCGCATCGCACACCCAATCGTGAAGTGCACATTTTGCAGATCTGAATTTCAGCAGGAAAG TAAAACCAATACAATCTGCAAGAAATGTGCACAGAACGTCAAACAGTTTGGAACT CCCAAGCCCTGCCAGTACTGTAACATCATTGCAGCATTTATTGGGACAAAGTGCCAGCGTTGTACAAACTCAGAAAAGAAATATGGGCCCCCACAGACCTGTGAGCAGTGCAAACAGCAGTGCGCCTTTGACCGCAAGGAGGAAGGCAGGAGAAAG GTGGATGGGAAACTGCTGTGCTGGCTCTGCACTCTTTCCTACCGCCGTGTCCTGCAGAAGACCAAGGAACAGAGGAAAGGCTTCGGCTCCTCCAACTCCTCGTCCCTGAACGAGAAAGACCACCACTCCAGacctcaccatcatcaccaccaccaccaacacagacacagcagtTCTCACCACAA ACTTAGTGGGAGCTTGAGTCCggagcaggagcagggactGTGGAAGCAGAG CCATAAATCGTCTTCAATCCAGAAGGAGACTCCAAAGAAGAAACCAAAACTGGAGATGAAGCCATCCAATGGGGACAG TAGTTCCATCACCCAGTCAATGGATTCTGGAGGAACAGACAACTTCATTCTCATCAGCCAgctgaaagaggaagtgatgtcactgaAGAGACTTCTTCAGCAGAGGGATCAGACCATCCTAGAGAAGGACCGAAAG CTCACAGAGCTCAAAGCAGACTTTCAGTACCAGGAATCCAACATGAGAGTGAAGATGAACCAAATGGAGAAATCGCACAAAGAGTCCATGGAGCACCAGCAG GGCAAGAACAGGGAGTTGATGAAACAAGTGGCTGCCCTCTCCAAAGGCAAAAAGTTTGACCGGACAGGAAGTTCACTGCTGTTACCCTAA
- the mtmr2 gene encoding phosphatidylinositol-3,5-bisphosphate 3-phosphatase MTMR2 isoform X2: MEKSASIDSLGSKRSSSRQPSVDSLSSTSTSRSDRSGQAKTPSVMSSDSVSTSAEFSPELRVKPKPPAKVLRDSEKEELQLLPNETVQDMAQDITYFCPFTGALRGTVMVTNYRLFFKGMDREPAFVLDLPLGVVSRVEKIGSASSRGDVSYGFVCKDMRNLRFAHKQMEDTLRKSIFEVLIKYAFPVSNGLQIFAFEYGQVFPENGWKVYDAVSEYKRQGIPNESWRITKINDHYELCDTYPSTLAVPVNIPDEELKRVAAFRSKGRIPVLSWIHPESQATVTRCSQPMVGINGKRSKEDEKYLQSIMDANAQSHKLFIFDARPSVNAAANKMKGGGYESEDAYQNAELVFLDIHNIHVMRESLRKLKDVVYPNIEDSHWLSNLESTHWLEHIKLILAGALRIADKVESGKTSVVVHCSDGWDRTAQLTSLAMLMLDGYYRTIRGFEVLLEKEWLSFGHRFQLRIGHGDKNHTDADRSPVFIQFIDCVWQLTRQFPAAFEFNEYFLVTILDHLYSCLFGTFLCNSEQQRLKEEIPRRTGSLWSYINSQLEEFTNPLYVNYSNHVLFPVVSLRHLELWVGYYIRWNPRMRPQEPVHQRYKELLAKRAELQKRVDELQREVTNRSASSSSERAGSPTRSITPVQTFV, translated from the exons atggagaagagcGCGAGCATCGACAGTCTGGGCTCCAAACGCTCCTCGTCACGTCAGCCGAGTGTTGATTCATTGTCCAG TACGTCCACTTCTCGCTCTGACCGTTCTGGCCAGGCCAAGACACCCTCTGTCATGTCCTCAGACTCTGTGTCCACCTCTGCTGAGTTTTCCCCGGAGCTCAGG gTCAAACCCAAACCTCCTGCCAAG GTGCTTAGAGATTCTGAAAAAGAGGAACTACAGTTACTTCCAAATGAAACCGTGCAAGACATGG CCCAAGACATCACGTACTTCTGTCCCTTCACCGGAGCTCTGAGGGGAACAGTGATGGTTACTAACTACAGACTGTTTTTCAAAGGCATGGACAGG GAACCAGCGTTTGTGCTGGACCTGCCCCTCGGGGTGGTGAGTCGTGTGGAGAAGATTGGAAGTGCTTCGAGCCGCGGTGACGTGTCCTATGGCTTCGTTTGCAAG GATATGCGTAATCTTCGatttgcacacaaacagatggaGGACACACTCAGGAAGTCCATTTTCGAGGTGCTGATAAAATATGCGTTTCCTGTTTCCAACGGGCTG CAAATCTTCGCCTTTGAGTATGGACAAGTTTTTCCTGAAAACGGATGGAAGGTGTATGATGCTGTCTCGGAGTACAAAAGACAG GGTATACCCAATGAAAGCTGGAGGATAACGAAAATAAATGATCATTACGAGCTGTGTGACACCTACCCATCAACTTTAGCCGTGCCCGTCAACATACCAGACGAAGAGCTGAAGAGAGTTGCTGCCTTCCGATCGAAGGGCAGGATACCT GTTTTATCATGGATCCATCCTGAGAGCCAAGCGACCGTGACACGCTGCAGTCAGCCAATGGTCGGGATAAACGGGAAGCGCAGCAAAGAGGATGAGAAATACCTCCAGTCGATCATGGATGCTAATGCTCAGTCCCATAAGCTGTTCATTTTTGATGCCAGGCCCAGTGTCAACGCTGCTGCcaacaag ATGAAAGGGGGTGGATATGAAAGTGAAGATGCTTATCAGAATGCAGAGCTGGTGTTCTTGGATATTCACAACATCCACGTGATGAGGGAGTCACTGCGCAAGTTGAAGGATGTAGTCTACCCAAACATCGAGGACTCCCACTGGCTCTCCAATCTGGAGTCCACTCACTGGCTCGAGCACATCAAG ctgATTCTGGCCGGAGCGCTGCGGATTGCAGATAAGGTGGAGTCTGGGAAAACATCAGTGGTGGTCCACTGCAGCGACGGTTGGGACCGCACAGCCCAACTCACCTCCTTGGCCATGCTCATGCTGGACGGCTACTACCGCACCATTCGCGGCTTCGAAGTGCTGCTGGAGAAAGAGTGGCTGAGCTTTGGTCACCGCTTCCAGCTG AGAATCGGTCACGGTGATAAAAACCACACAGACGCAGACCGTTCACCTGTTTTTATTCAGTTCATTGACTGTGTCTGGCAGCTGACCCGTCAG TTCCCTGCAGCCTTTGAGTTTAATGAATACTTCCTGGTCACCATTCTGGATCACCTGTACAGCTGTTTGTTTGGGACTTTCTTGTGTAACAGTGAACAGCAGAGGCTGAAGGAG GAGATTCCCAGGAGGACAGGATCTCTGTGGTCTTATATTAACAGCCAGCTGGAGGAGTTCACCAATCCTCTGTATGTGAACTACTCCAACCATGTGCTGTTTCCCGTAGTCAGCCTGCGCCATCTGGAGCTTTGGGTTGGGTACTACATCCGCTGGAACCCACGCATGAGACCTCAG GAGCCTGTTCATCAGCGCTATAAGGAGCTGTTGGCGAAGCGTGCCGAGCTGCAGAAAAGGGTGGACGAGCTTCAGCGAGAGGTGACCAACCGTtccgcctcctcttcctctgagcgGGCGGGCTCCCCCACACGCTCCATCACTCCAGTGCAGACTTTTGTTTGA
- the mtmr2 gene encoding phosphatidylinositol-3,5-bisphosphate 3-phosphatase MTMR2 isoform X1: MEKSASIDSLGSKRSSSRQPSVDSLSSTSTSRSDRSGQAKTPSVMSSDSVSTSAEFSPELRVKPKPPAKQVLRDSEKEELQLLPNETVQDMAQDITYFCPFTGALRGTVMVTNYRLFFKGMDREPAFVLDLPLGVVSRVEKIGSASSRGDVSYGFVCKDMRNLRFAHKQMEDTLRKSIFEVLIKYAFPVSNGLQIFAFEYGQVFPENGWKVYDAVSEYKRQGIPNESWRITKINDHYELCDTYPSTLAVPVNIPDEELKRVAAFRSKGRIPVLSWIHPESQATVTRCSQPMVGINGKRSKEDEKYLQSIMDANAQSHKLFIFDARPSVNAAANKMKGGGYESEDAYQNAELVFLDIHNIHVMRESLRKLKDVVYPNIEDSHWLSNLESTHWLEHIKLILAGALRIADKVESGKTSVVVHCSDGWDRTAQLTSLAMLMLDGYYRTIRGFEVLLEKEWLSFGHRFQLRIGHGDKNHTDADRSPVFIQFIDCVWQLTRQFPAAFEFNEYFLVTILDHLYSCLFGTFLCNSEQQRLKEEIPRRTGSLWSYINSQLEEFTNPLYVNYSNHVLFPVVSLRHLELWVGYYIRWNPRMRPQEPVHQRYKELLAKRAELQKRVDELQREVTNRSASSSSERAGSPTRSITPVQTFV; this comes from the exons atggagaagagcGCGAGCATCGACAGTCTGGGCTCCAAACGCTCCTCGTCACGTCAGCCGAGTGTTGATTCATTGTCCAG TACGTCCACTTCTCGCTCTGACCGTTCTGGCCAGGCCAAGACACCCTCTGTCATGTCCTCAGACTCTGTGTCCACCTCTGCTGAGTTTTCCCCGGAGCTCAGG gTCAAACCCAAACCTCCTGCCAAG CAGGTGCTTAGAGATTCTGAAAAAGAGGAACTACAGTTACTTCCAAATGAAACCGTGCAAGACATGG CCCAAGACATCACGTACTTCTGTCCCTTCACCGGAGCTCTGAGGGGAACAGTGATGGTTACTAACTACAGACTGTTTTTCAAAGGCATGGACAGG GAACCAGCGTTTGTGCTGGACCTGCCCCTCGGGGTGGTGAGTCGTGTGGAGAAGATTGGAAGTGCTTCGAGCCGCGGTGACGTGTCCTATGGCTTCGTTTGCAAG GATATGCGTAATCTTCGatttgcacacaaacagatggaGGACACACTCAGGAAGTCCATTTTCGAGGTGCTGATAAAATATGCGTTTCCTGTTTCCAACGGGCTG CAAATCTTCGCCTTTGAGTATGGACAAGTTTTTCCTGAAAACGGATGGAAGGTGTATGATGCTGTCTCGGAGTACAAAAGACAG GGTATACCCAATGAAAGCTGGAGGATAACGAAAATAAATGATCATTACGAGCTGTGTGACACCTACCCATCAACTTTAGCCGTGCCCGTCAACATACCAGACGAAGAGCTGAAGAGAGTTGCTGCCTTCCGATCGAAGGGCAGGATACCT GTTTTATCATGGATCCATCCTGAGAGCCAAGCGACCGTGACACGCTGCAGTCAGCCAATGGTCGGGATAAACGGGAAGCGCAGCAAAGAGGATGAGAAATACCTCCAGTCGATCATGGATGCTAATGCTCAGTCCCATAAGCTGTTCATTTTTGATGCCAGGCCCAGTGTCAACGCTGCTGCcaacaag ATGAAAGGGGGTGGATATGAAAGTGAAGATGCTTATCAGAATGCAGAGCTGGTGTTCTTGGATATTCACAACATCCACGTGATGAGGGAGTCACTGCGCAAGTTGAAGGATGTAGTCTACCCAAACATCGAGGACTCCCACTGGCTCTCCAATCTGGAGTCCACTCACTGGCTCGAGCACATCAAG ctgATTCTGGCCGGAGCGCTGCGGATTGCAGATAAGGTGGAGTCTGGGAAAACATCAGTGGTGGTCCACTGCAGCGACGGTTGGGACCGCACAGCCCAACTCACCTCCTTGGCCATGCTCATGCTGGACGGCTACTACCGCACCATTCGCGGCTTCGAAGTGCTGCTGGAGAAAGAGTGGCTGAGCTTTGGTCACCGCTTCCAGCTG AGAATCGGTCACGGTGATAAAAACCACACAGACGCAGACCGTTCACCTGTTTTTATTCAGTTCATTGACTGTGTCTGGCAGCTGACCCGTCAG TTCCCTGCAGCCTTTGAGTTTAATGAATACTTCCTGGTCACCATTCTGGATCACCTGTACAGCTGTTTGTTTGGGACTTTCTTGTGTAACAGTGAACAGCAGAGGCTGAAGGAG GAGATTCCCAGGAGGACAGGATCTCTGTGGTCTTATATTAACAGCCAGCTGGAGGAGTTCACCAATCCTCTGTATGTGAACTACTCCAACCATGTGCTGTTTCCCGTAGTCAGCCTGCGCCATCTGGAGCTTTGGGTTGGGTACTACATCCGCTGGAACCCACGCATGAGACCTCAG GAGCCTGTTCATCAGCGCTATAAGGAGCTGTTGGCGAAGCGTGCCGAGCTGCAGAAAAGGGTGGACGAGCTTCAGCGAGAGGTGACCAACCGTtccgcctcctcttcctctgagcgGGCGGGCTCCCCCACACGCTCCATCACTCCAGTGCAGACTTTTGTTTGA
- the cwc15 gene encoding protein CWC15 homolog codes for MTTAARPTFEPARGGRGKGEGDLSALSKQYSSRDLPGHTKIKYRQPTQDAPEEVRARDFRRELEERERVAVRDKTRERGPREHTTSSSSSSSSSKRPRLDQIPAANLDADDPLTDDDEDEDSDEDSDDDDTAALLAELEKIKKERAEEQERKDREQKAEEERIRMENILSGNPLINLAGQQQQMPQTQNAFRVKRRWDEDVVFKNCAKGVDEARKEKRFVNDTLRSEFHKKFMEKYVK; via the exons ATGACCACAGCTGCGAGACCGACGTTTGAGCCGGCGAGAGGAGGTCGAGGTAAAGGAGAAGGTGATCTGAGCGCTCTGTCCAAGCAGTACTCCAGCCGAGATCTTCCAGGTCACACCAAGATCAAATACAG GCAACCAACTCAGGATGCCCCTGAGGAGGTGCGTGCCCGTGACTTCCGCAGGGAGCTGGAGGAACGAGAGCGTGTAGCTGTACGTGATAAGACCAGAGAAAGGGGACCAAGAG AGCACACCACatcctcatcatcttcctcGTCATCTTCAAAGAGGCCTAGACTGGATCAGATCCCAGCAGCCAACCTTGACGCAGATGACCCTCTCACTGAT GATGATGAGGACGAGGACTCTGATGAGGACAGTGATGACGACGACACTGCAGCTCTTCTGGCTGAGCTGGAGAAGATAAAGAAGGAGCGGGCTGAAGAGCAAGAACGCAAA GATCGGGAGCaaaaggcagaggaggagaggattcGTATGGAGAACATCCTGAGTGGGAATCCATTGATTAATTTGGCAGGTCAACAGCAACAGATGCCCCAGACTCAGAATGCATTCAGGGTCAAGAGAAG GTGGGATGAGGACGTCGTGTTCAAAAACTGCGCCAAAGGAGTGGACGAGGCACGGAAAGAGAAACGCTTTGTCAACGATACGCTGCGCTCTGAGTTCCACAAGAAATTTATGGAGAAATATGTAAAGTAA